The genomic interval AATTGGATGATTTTCGTTGCATCATTAATACATAAAGGTAAAACCCCTGTAACATTAGGATCTAAAGTTCCTAAATGACCTACTTTTTTAGTATGAAAGATTTTCCTTACCTGATTAACACAATCATGACTTGTCATCTTTTTGGGTTTATTTAATAATAATATTCCATTCATAACATCACCTATATTCCATATGCTGCACAATATTCAATAAATGCTTCACTCATTAAAGTTAGTTCTGTATATTTATCTAATAATTCATAATAAAGATTTAGATACTTATCAAGTTCAAATTCATTGATAACAACATTTGGTACAATATTTTCTTCAAAAAACTCTAACGATTGATCAATGCGTTTTAAATCATATGATTTTTCCTCTTCATCAATCTCTTGATTTTTCTCAATCTCTAACTTCAATTCTTCTAAATCAAATACTATTTTGATATATAAAGACATTTTATCTAATAATGTATAATCATTATTTAATTGTCGTAAATAGAGTTTAATTTCCTCTAAATTTTCAAACATATAATTTAATCCATATTCAAATAGCTCTTGAACATCTTTTGAGGGTTCTTCTTCCTCCGCTTTCATTATCAACATCAAATAACTGAGCGATTTAATGATAGGAGTAATAAATTCATTTAATAAAGACTGTTCATTTTCTAAATGAGAAATTAACTGTCCATTTTCATTCACATAATTTTCAAAATCTGAGTATAGTGTATTATCCATTATAACAAGTCACTATAAACTAGTGACTTCCCTCCTTTCTATCTACTGTCAATCTTTAAATTGATAAGTTAATATCATTATATCAATTTTTCCTAAAAATAAAACATATTTATTTAAATTTATCCTACCTTCTTATTTTAAATAGCCATCATTTATATATACAAGGATTTATAGATGAAAAAAGGGATTAAATCCATTTTACAATGAACAAATCCCTTTAGTTTTACTTATTTTTATTAATCCATGTTGTTAGCATTTCTTTTGATTGAAATCCCATTGTTTGAGCAACATTTTCACCATCTTTAAAAAGAATTAGCGTTGGTATACTCATTACTTGGTATTGTTGTGCTACTTGTGGAACATTATCAACATTCACTTTAACAATTTTCACATCAGTCATCTCTGTAGATAATTGATCTAAAACGGGGGCAATCATTTTACATGGGCCACACCAATCAGCGTAAAAATCAACTAAAACAAGACCAGTTGAAATATTATCCTTAAAATTATTAGCATCAGCATAGATAACAGCCATAATCTAATACCTCCTATCGTATTTTACATCCATATTATACGTGTTAAATTGGTTATTTACAACAATTTTGCTTTAAAAAAGGTAAATTAATTAAAAGACACGACCGTAACACCAAGTCCACCTTCACCATCGCCACCAAAACGAAAACTTTTTACATAAGGACATTTTTTTAAATAACTTTGTACACCTTTTCTTAAAGCACCTGTACCATGACCATGAATGATTGAGACTTGATGGTAATTACCAAGCATTGCAGAATCAATAAATTTATCCAACTTAATGAGTGCATCCTCATATCGTAATCCTCTTAAGTCTAATTCTAATAGACACTTTGATTGCTTAACAACGCTAACTTTATTTTGTGAATTTTTAGCTTTTTTATTATTGTTACCTTTTCCCTCAATTAATTCTAAGTTCTTTTCATGAATACGTGAAGATAAAATTCCAATTTGGACTAACCATTCAGTCTCATTAACTTTTTCAAGCAGTTCACCAGTTCTATTCAACGTTAATACCTTCACTAAATTACCTGGTTGTAAACTTTTATAAGTAGTAGAAACCTTTTTATCCTCTTTATAATATTGATTTGTGTTTAATTTACTTTTAATATCAATGACTTCATGTTCTTTGTAGTTCGCTTTTTTTGTTTTTTTAAGCTCCTTTAGTTCATCGATAATTGTCTCCACATCTTGTTGTGCTTTTTTTACGATTAATTGTGCTTCTTGTTGTGCTTTACTCTTAAGTTGGGCTTTATATTGATTAAATTCATTATTTTGTTGTTCAACTTGCTTCTTTTCATTTAATAAATCTGTTTTAATCATTTCATTTTCATTAATCAGCTTATCTAAATACAGCCCTTGATTCTCTAATTGGATAATTAATTTATTAACATCTGTTTTTTCAGTTTCTAATTGTTCAGTCGCTTTTGTGATAATATCATTATTTAATCCCAAACGACGTGATATATCAAGCGCATTACTACGACCTGGTATTCCAATCAGTAATTTATAAGTTGGACGGAGTGTCTCAACATCGAATTCAACAGAAGCATTAATAATATTATCTGAATTATAAGCATATGTTTTTAATTCAGAATAATGAGTTGTAGCGATAATTCTAGAACCTCTTTCATTTAAATAATCTAATATACTTACAGCAAGTGCTGCCCCTTCTTTTGGGTCTGTTCCTGCCCCTAATTCATCAAGTAATACTAAACTATTAATGGTTATATCACTAGTAATATGAATGATGTTTTTCATATGGGATGAAAATGTTGACAAGGACTGTTCTATACTTTGTTCATCACCAATATCAGCAAACACATTATCAAATACAGCCAGTTCTGTTTGATAATTTGCTGGCACTAATAAACCAGCTTGCATCATTAAAGTAAATAACCCTACGGTTTTTAAAGTGACTGTTTTTCCTCCCGTATTAGGTCCTGTTATAATAATTGTTTGATATTCTTCACCTAAAAAAATATCATTTGGAACTACTTCATCTTGATCTATTAAAGGATGACGTCCTTTAAAGATTTTTATAATTCCTTCACTATTAATAATTGGTTTCACCGCATTCATATCACGTGCAAATTTAGCTTTAGCGAAAATAAAATCAAGACTTTTTACAATAGCACTATTTTCAAGCAAGGCTCCATCATTTTCTGCGACAAGTTCAGTTAATCGACGTAATATTTTTTGTATTTCTTCCTTTTCTTCATGAATTAAGGCATTGACTTTATTGTTCATCTCAACAATTGCTTTCGGTTCAATATAGACGGTATTACCACTTTGAGACATATCATGAATGATCCCTTGAAAAGAGTTTTTATATTCAACTTTTACAGGCAGTACATATCGATCATTTCTAATAGTGATGATTGAATCCGTTAAGTATTCTTTTTTGGTACTTAAAATACGATTGATTTTCTCTTTGGTTCTACTTTCCATCACTTTAATTTGTGTTCTAATTTCTTTTAATCGTGGTGTAGCATTATCTACAATATGTCCATGGATATCAATACATAATTCAATTTCTTTTCGTAAAGAATTTAAATTAACTAATTGATTAATATAGTCACCAATCAAATCACAACTAATTTTTTGATTTTCTAGTTTATCTAGATACAATTTCATTTGATAGACACCATAAATAAAATCTGTGATTTGAACTAAATCTGAAATCGCTAAAACGCCACCAATTTTCGCTCTTTTTACAAACGCCCTAATATCTGAAATTCCTCCCAAAGGAATTTCACCCATTCTATATAATAAATGTAGCGCTTCGTCTGTTTCATTTAATAAAGATTGAATTAAATCAATGTCGTTAGAGATTTCAATTTCTTCTATAGCTTCTTGACCTAAACTACAACTCGTATAAGGACCCAATTTTTTTAAAATCTTATCAATTTCCAATGTTTTATAACTTGTATTCATCTTAAAACCTCCAGACATGTTTTATTTTACCAAAAAATTTGCTAAAATAATAGTATTAATTGATGAGGTGAACAAAAAAAATGAAAAGTATATCAATAATAGTTAATGAGAATACATTAAATAAGATAAAAAGTTTTTATGAGGATCATTTAATTCCTAATAATAATAAGAATGCCCTATTTATCGCAAAAATTGATGGTTGTACAATTACTGCATATCATACAAAAAAAGTCCTGTTCCAAGGAAAGAATTCAGAAACTGAAGCAGCAATGTGGGAAGGAATTAAAAATGATAAAAAGAGCGTCTCAACTAATCAAAATCAACATTCATATTATTTAGATTGTATCGGAAGCGATGAAGTAGGGACTGGTGATTATTTTGGTCCCGTTGTTGTTGTAAGTGCATTTTTAGATAAAGATAAATTACCATTAATTAAAACATTAAATATCGATGATTCAAAAAAATTAACCGACAATGACATAATGAAAATAGCGCCTACTCTATTTAAAAATATTCCATATTCCTTGCTGGTTGTCCATAATGAAAAATATAATGAAGTTATGAAACAAAAAGATATGAACTTAAATAAATTAAAAGCAGTTCTTCATAAACAAGCTATCTCAAATCTATTAAATAAAATAAAACAACAACCACCCATTATTATTGACCAATTTTGCTCAATTGAACATTTTAATAAATATATTAACGAAAGAAATTTTACTAAAGGTATTCACTTTCATACCAAAGCAGAAAGCAAATATGCTTCTGTTGCTTGCGCTTCGATGATGGCACGCTATATTTTCCTACAAGAAATGAAAAAGTTGTCAGAATCCCTTAAAACAACGTTAAACAAAGGTGCTTCTAACCAAGTTGACATTCAAGGAAAAGAATTAGTCCAAAAATATGGACCAGATATCTTAAATAAGGTAGCTAAACATCATTTTAAGAACACAGAAAAGATTAAAGCGCTCATCGATTAAAAACTATTATTTAAAAGGGATTTATTACTATATGATATGTAATAAATCCCTTATACAAATATATGTAGTCTATATAATCTTATAAAATTTAATTTTATACTATAAAAAAAACGTTGCCATCTGACAACGTTTATTTTCATTAGAATGATTTTTTTCCTTTAGCCTTAGCCTTCATTTTTTTAGTGACACTTGGTTTTAAGTAATATTGACGTTTGCGGGCCTCAGATAGGGTACCAGCACGTGCAACATCGTTCTTAAAACGACGTAAAGCATCTTCTAATGATTCGTTATTTCTAATTATAGTTTTTGCCATGATTTTTTATTCCCTCCTTCCGCACACAAACAAATACAAAAAAATTATACCTCAAATTCAGTAAATAGTAAATATTTTTTTCAATATTTGTTATATTAATTCACCAAAAGCAAGTGATTGTGTCGTATTTTTTATTAAAACTTTAACTTCTTTCCCAATATTTGACTCATTACCAATGGCTTTAACTTTTACATAATTTGAAGCATGACCTAAAATATATTGTGAATCTTGTTGACATCTTTCTTCAAAAATAACATTCAGTATTTGATTTTGAAATTGGTTCACATATTTTTCTGTTAATTCCTTTGATAAAGCTAATAATTCATTTACTCGCATTGTCTTGACAATTTCTGAAACTTGCAAAGCCATCTTGGCTGCTCTAGTTCCTGAACGTTTAGAATAAGGAAAAACATGTAATTCACTAAAACCAACTTTTTTTATAAAATCATAAGTTTCTTTAAATTCATTTTCGGTTTCTCCAGGAAATCCAACAATTACATCAGTTGTAATCGCAATATCAGGAAAAATTGCTCGGATTTCATTTATTTTATCCATATACTCATTAGTAGTATATTTTCGATTCATTCTTTCTAGAACAGTATCAGACCCGGATTGTATAGGAACATGAAGATGATTCGCTAAAATATGAGAGTTTTTCATCACATTTAACATTTTCTCATCAATTTGTGAAATTTCGATTGAGGAAATTCTGAGTCTCTTTATTCCATGGACTTGTTTTTCAATATCTACGATTAAATCTGCTAAATCATAATTATCAAAATCTATGCCATAACCACCTGTGTGTATACCCGTTAAAATAATCTCTAAATGACCATGATCAACTAAATTTTGTATCTCCATAATGACAGAATCTTTATCTTTTGAACGCATCTTACCTCTTGCAAATGGAATAATACAATACGTACAAAAATTCTGGCAGCCTTCTTGAATTTTAATATTTGCACGTGTTCTTGATTCATAATTTATGACCGCTAGATTTTCAAATTGAACATCATGAAATAGATCTTTGACATAAGTTACAGGTTTCCTGTTTTTAATAAATTTTTCAACCATCTCAACAATATTTTCTCGACCATTCGTACCAATAATGAGGTCTACACCATCAATTTTTGCTACTTCATTCGGTTGTGTTTGCGCATAACAACCTGTTACACAGATAACTGCATCAGGATTTTTTCTAATCGCTCTTCGAATCATTTGACGACTCTTTCTATCTCCTTTATTAGTTACTGTACAAGTATTTATGATATAAACATCAGCGACTTGATTAAAATCAACTCGCTTATAATTAGCATTTTTAAATAATTCACTTATTGCTTCTGTTTCGTAATTATTAACTTTACACCCTAAGGTATAAAAAGCAATTGTTTTCAAAACAATCATCTCCTTAGTTCTAGTTCGTAAGTAATCGCAGACATAACAAATAATGGTGCTGTTTCAGTTCTTAATATCCGATTTCCTAAAGAAATTACTTGAAAATCATTTTCTTTTAATAATGAGATTTCTTTATCTGATAGCCCTCCTTCAGGACCAATAAAAATCAATAATTTCTCATTTTCATTAATATTTTGAAGTCGTTTTGACAGATTAAATTGTTCTTCTTTTGAACTTGCTTCATAAGCAACACATTTATAATGAAAGTTTTTACTAAAAGCAATCATTTCAGTAATCGACATAAATGAATGGACCTTAGGAATCATTAAACGGTGAGATTGTTCAGCAGCACTCTTAGCAATTTTATTAAATCTCTCTATTTTCTTATGTTCTGTTTTTTTATCGACTTTAAATAAGGAACGTTCACTTAAAACAGGTATTAATTCATATCCTCCAAGTTCAGTGACTTTTTGAATGACAGTTTCAAACTTCCCTGATTTAGGCATTCCTTGGGCGATGGTTGTATGAATTTTTAATTCACTTTCTTGCTTTACTTCATATTGTAATTCTACAATAATTGCATCACTATTGATTTCATTAATCGAACCATAGTAAACGACTTTACCGTTTGAAATATAAATTTGATCGTTTATTTTCATCCGCATAACGTGTTTAATATGGTGATAGTTATCACCAATAATTTCAATAAATTTATCCTCTATATTAAACTGAGTAAAATAACGTTGCATAAAATTACCTCTTATTAATTACTTACTAACAATCGCTTGATATTGTAATTTCAAATTAATTATATCACGTACCCTTTAAGATATAAAGATACTTACTTAATTAATTATTATAACCCTGTTTTTATATTCCATTAAAAAATCTATTGTCTTACCCATTAATGGTAAACAATAGATTTTTAGTTTTATTTTGAACGTTTAAATACATTTTTAATTTTATCAAATAATGTATCATTATCTGATTCAATCGTTGATAACTCCTCAAATAATGCTTTTTGCTTAGCAGTTAGATTTCTCGGTGTCACAACTTTTACAATCACATATTGATCCCCTTTAATACCAGATCTAAGGCTTTTAACCCCTTTATGTTTTAATTTAAACTTCGTTTGTGATTGTGTACCTGCTGGAATGGTTAGTTTAACATTCCCATGGATTGTTGGAATTTCTATTTCCTCACCTAGTGCTGCTTGTGAGAAAGTTAATGGTAATTCACAATAGATGTCATTTCCTTCTCGAATAAAGAAATCATCTGCTTTAACATTAAAGTAAATATACAAATCACCGGTTGGTCCACCATTTACGCCTGCATTTCCTTTTCCAGATAAACGGATTTGTTGACCATCATTAATTCCTTCAGGTATTTTAACTTTAATGGTAGACGTTTGACGTTTTTTACCAATTCCACCACATTCAGTACACTTATTTTTAATCATTTTTCCGGAACCATGACAATCAGGACATTCATGCTGTGTTTGAACACGCCCTAAAATCGTTTGTTGGACACTTGAAACAACACCTCGTCCTTTACATCTTGAACAAGTCTTAATATCATTTTTAGATTTAGCACCAGTTCCAGCACATCTTGTACATTCCTCTTCACGTTGTAAATTAATTTCTTTTTCAGCACCAAAACAAGCTTCTTCAAAAGTGATAGTCATTTTTATACGAATATCTTCGCCTTTTCTTGGACCATTTGATCGGCGTGAACTGCCTCCGCCACCGAAACCACCAAAAAATTGTTCGAAAATATCTCCAACATCACCAAAGCCACCAAAACCACCAAAGTCTCCCTGACCAAAACCTTGCCCATCTACACCAGCATGACCAAAACGGTCATAGTTTGCACGGTTGTTCGCATCAGATAAGACTTCATAAGCTTTTTGTACTTCTTTAAACTTCTCTTCAGCGCCTGCTTCTTGATTAACATCAGGATGATACTTTTTTGCTAGTTTACGGTAGGCTCTCTTTATCTCATCATCAGTTGCGCTTTTACCTACTCCTAATATATCATAATA from Mycoplasmatota bacterium carries:
- the trxA gene encoding thioredoxin; translation: MAVIYADANNFKDNISTGLVLVDFYADWCGPCKMIAPVLDQLSTEMTDVKIVKVNVDNVPQVAQQYQVMSIPTLILFKDGENVAQTMGFQSKEMLTTWINKNK
- a CDS encoding endonuclease MutS2 — translated: MNTSYKTLEIDKILKKLGPYTSCSLGQEAIEEIEISNDIDLIQSLLNETDEALHLLYRMGEIPLGGISDIRAFVKRAKIGGVLAISDLVQITDFIYGVYQMKLYLDKLENQKISCDLIGDYINQLVNLNSLRKEIELCIDIHGHIVDNATPRLKEIRTQIKVMESRTKEKINRILSTKKEYLTDSIITIRNDRYVLPVKVEYKNSFQGIIHDMSQSGNTVYIEPKAIVEMNNKVNALIHEEKEEIQKILRRLTELVAENDGALLENSAIVKSLDFIFAKAKFARDMNAVKPIINSEGIIKIFKGRHPLIDQDEVVPNDIFLGEEYQTIIITGPNTGGKTVTLKTVGLFTLMMQAGLLVPANYQTELAVFDNVFADIGDEQSIEQSLSTFSSHMKNIIHITSDITINSLVLLDELGAGTDPKEGAALAVSILDYLNERGSRIIATTHYSELKTYAYNSDNIINASVEFDVETLRPTYKLLIGIPGRSNALDISRRLGLNNDIITKATEQLETEKTDVNKLIIQLENQGLYLDKLINENEMIKTDLLNEKKQVEQQNNEFNQYKAQLKSKAQQEAQLIVKKAQQDVETIIDELKELKKTKKANYKEHEVIDIKSKLNTNQYYKEDKKVSTTYKSLQPGNLVKVLTLNRTGELLEKVNETEWLVQIGILSSRIHEKNLELIEGKGNNNKKAKNSQNKVSVVKQSKCLLELDLRGLRYEDALIKLDKFIDSAMLGNYHQVSIIHGHGTGALRKGVQSYLKKCPYVKSFRFGGDGEGGLGVTVVSFN
- the rnhC gene encoding ribonuclease HIII: MKSISIIVNENTLNKIKSFYEDHLIPNNNKNALFIAKIDGCTITAYHTKKVLFQGKNSETEAAMWEGIKNDKKSVSTNQNQHSYYLDCIGSDEVGTGDYFGPVVVVSAFLDKDKLPLIKTLNIDDSKKLTDNDIMKIAPTLFKNIPYSLLVVHNEKYNEVMKQKDMNLNKLKAVLHKQAISNLLNKIKQQPPIIIDQFCSIEHFNKYINERNFTKGIHFHTKAESKYASVACASMMARYIFLQEMKKLSESLKTTLNKGASNQVDIQGKELVQKYGPDILNKVAKHHFKNTEKIKALID
- the rpsU gene encoding 30S ribosomal protein S21, yielding MAKTIIRNNESLEDALRRFKNDVARAGTLSEARKRQYYLKPSVTKKMKAKAKGKKSF
- the mtaB gene encoding tRNA (N(6)-L-threonylcarbamoyladenosine(37)-C(2))-methylthiotransferase MtaB — its product is MKTIAFYTLGCKVNNYETEAISELFKNANYKRVDFNQVADVYIINTCTVTNKGDRKSRQMIRRAIRKNPDAVICVTGCYAQTQPNEVAKIDGVDLIIGTNGRENIVEMVEKFIKNRKPVTYVKDLFHDVQFENLAVINYESRTRANIKIQEGCQNFCTYCIIPFARGKMRSKDKDSVIMEIQNLVDHGHLEIILTGIHTGGYGIDFDNYDLADLIVDIEKQVHGIKRLRISSIEISQIDEKMLNVMKNSHILANHLHVPIQSGSDTVLERMNRKYTTNEYMDKINEIRAIFPDIAITTDVIVGFPGETENEFKETYDFIKKVGFSELHVFPYSKRSGTRAAKMALQVSEIVKTMRVNELLALSKELTEKYVNQFQNQILNVIFEERCQQDSQYILGHASNYVKVKAIGNESNIGKEVKVLIKNTTQSLAFGELI
- a CDS encoding 16S rRNA (uracil(1498)-N(3))-methyltransferase, translated to MQRYFTQFNIEDKFIEIIGDNYHHIKHVMRMKINDQIYISNGKVVYYGSINEINSDAIIVELQYEVKQESELKIHTTIAQGMPKSGKFETVIQKVTELGGYELIPVLSERSLFKVDKKTEHKKIERFNKIAKSAAEQSHRLMIPKVHSFMSITEMIAFSKNFHYKCVAYEASSKEEQFNLSKRLQNINENEKLLIFIGPEGGLSDKEISLLKENDFQVISLGNRILRTETAPLFVMSAITYELELRR
- the dnaJ gene encoding molecular chaperone DnaJ, with amino-acid sequence MSQKDYYDILGVGKSATDDEIKRAYRKLAKKYHPDVNQEAGAEEKFKEVQKAYEVLSDANNRANYDRFGHAGVDGQGFGQGDFGGFGGFGDVGDIFEQFFGGFGGGGSSRRSNGPRKGEDIRIKMTITFEEACFGAEKEINLQREEECTRCAGTGAKSKNDIKTCSRCKGRGVVSSVQQTILGRVQTQHECPDCHGSGKMIKNKCTECGGIGKKRQTSTIKVKIPEGINDGQQIRLSGKGNAGVNGGPTGDLYIYFNVKADDFFIREGNDIYCELPLTFSQAALGEEIEIPTIHGNVKLTIPAGTQSQTKFKLKHKGVKSLRSGIKGDQYVIVKVVTPRNLTAKQKALFEELSTIESDNDTLFDKIKNVFKRSK